The region ATCGGTATTTGTTCAGTAACTTGTTAGGGAGAAATGCATGCAGATCTCATAAATCCATTACTAGTTCTATTGTTTTTGAATCTTTAGTAAGTAGGATGGGAGGAAATGCTTGGATGCCATCATAATTTTATTCTGCCTGTTGTTAAACATTTTAGATATCCAGCAAGTAGATGGCTTGATTGAAATATGCCAGGAAAGTCCAGACAGACATCTGTTGCAAGTTGTAATCAGCAGTAACAACACAGTGGAGGAGAGAGTTAGGTTTCTAGGTGTAAAAACTATAGCAGATATTCGTACTAGAAACCAGACCTCACGAAACAACAGGAAACTCACACAGGAGAAATATCCTGTGAATACAATGAATGTAATTACCAGAAGTCAGATATCAACAGGCCTCAGAGAACTCCCACAGGAGACAAATCATATGAATGTAATACACGTGGAAAGTCTTTCAAGCAAAACTCATACCTCAGTGTGTATTGGAGAAGACACACAGAAGAGAAATCTTATGAATGTAAcctatgtggaaagtctttcaaatggaaatgatagGTCAGTGTGCATCAGAGAGCATACAGGGGAGAAACTATATGAATGTagcacatgtggaaagtctttcatcATGAATGCAAACCTCATTGCACACCAAAgaatacacacaggagagaaactatGTGAATGTAACTTATGTGGACAGTCTTTCAGACAGATGTCACATTTCTGTGTGCACCAGAGCACGCACACAGGAAAGAAATCTTATGAATGTAataaatgtggaaagtctttctacTATAAGTCCCACCTTAGTatgcatcagagaacacacacaggagagaaaccatatgaatgtaacacatgtggaaagtctttcaggCAGAAATCAAGCCTCAGCAAgcataagagaattcacacaggagagaaaccttacgaATGTAACAATTGTGGAAAGTCTTTCTACTACAAGTCACACCTCAaggttcatcagagaacacacacaggagagaaaccatatgaatgtaacacatgtggaaagtcttttgtcaGCAAGTCATTCCTCAATGATCATCAGAGAACTCACACAAGAgacaaaccttatgaatgtaacaaatgtggaaagtctttcagcAGGAAATCACCTCTTCTCAGGCATCAGAGAattcacacaggagaaaaaccttatgaatgtaacaaatgtgggaAGTCTTTTGTTTTCAAGTCAAACCTCAATGAGCATCAGACAACACACACAGGGgagaaaccatatgaatgtaacacatgtggaaagtctttcaggCAGAAATCAAGTCTCAGCAAGCATAAGAGAATTCAcaaaggagagaaaccttatgaatgtaacaaatgtggaaaatctttcCACTACAAGTCACACCtcaatgttcatcagagaacacacacaggagagaaaccatatgaatgtaacacatgtggaaagtcttttgccaccAAGTCATTCCTCAATGATCATCAGagaattcacacaggagagaaaccgtATGAATGTATCAAATGTGGGAAgtcttttgtttttaagtcaAGCCTCAGTGCGCATCAgacaacacacacaggagagaaaccatatgactgtaacacatgtggaaagtctttcaggCAGAAATCAAGTCTCAGCAAgcataagagaattcacacaggagagaaaccgtATGAATGTAACAATTGTGGAAAGTCTTTCCACTACAAGTCACACCTcagtgttcatcagagaacacacacaggagagaaaccatatgaatgtaacacatgtggaaagacTTTTGCCACCAAGGCATCCCTCAATGATCATCAGagaattcacacaggagagaaaccttatgaatgtaacaaatgtggaaaggctTTCCACTACAAGTCAAGCCTCAATATTCATTATCAAAGAACACACAAGGgagaaaccatatgaatgtaGCACATGTGGAGTCTTTCAGGGATATATGTCAAGTTTCCACAGGCATCAGAGAATTCACACAGGAgacaaaccttatgaatgtaacacgtGTGGAAAGCCTCTCACCAACAAGTTAGATCTTAGATATCAGAGTTTACGTTGGAGAGAAATCAGCACCAAATCAGAAAGATGGAAATGAACTTTGAACTTAGGTCGGGGCCACcctttatcccccccccccccacctccttcatAGAGCATTGAAAATTGGAGCATACTTTGGCCAAATACCTGATGGAACTAAAGATGCTGGACTATGGAATGGTGCGCTTTCCTCCTCAAATTACATCAGAAGCTCTTCGCTTTGTACTGGAAATTCTTAATGATGGTGAATGGATACTACCTCTTCAGCATGACCTATCTTATACTGAGGAATCCCTTCCTCTTATGCAGCACCTGGCTAACAACATAGTTATGGACGATTAGGGCTTACAAAGTACATGACTTTCAAGAAGAGTATAATTACATGTAGGCATGCCCATATCAGCATTCCACCACAGCTGGATTCTGCACTAGTTCACGATTTACCCACAGCTGTGAGAAAGGTATAACTTGTCAACTTGAGTTGAAGTACTGTGATAATAGCTGAAAATAAAATTGGCATCATGTGCCACTTATACATAATATACGATA is a window of Perognathus longimembris pacificus isolate PPM17 chromosome 2, ASM2315922v1, whole genome shotgun sequence DNA encoding:
- the LOC125346764 gene encoding zinc finger protein OZF-like; its protein translation is MNVITRSQISTGLRELPQETNHMNVIHVESLSSKTHTSVCIGEDTQKRNLMNVTYVESLSNGNDRSVCIREHTGEKLYECSTCGKSFIMNANLIAHQRIHTGEKLCECNLCGQSFRQMSHFCVHQSTHTGKKSYECNKCGKSFYYKSHLSMHQRTHTGEKPYECNTCGKSFRQKSSLSKHKRIHTGEKPYECNNCGKSFYYKSHLKVHQRTHTGEKPYECNTCGKSFVSKSFLNDHQRTHTRDKPYECNKCGKSFSRKSPLLRHQRIHTGEKPYECNKCGKSFVFKSNLNEHQTTHTGEKPYECNTCGKSFRQKSSLSKHKRIHKGEKPYECNKCGKSFHYKSHLNVHQRTHTGEKPYECNTCGKSFATKSFLNDHQRIHTGEKPYECIKCGKSFVFKSSLSAHQTTHTGEKPYDCNTCGKSFRQKSSLSKHKRIHTGEKPYECNNCGKSFHYKSHLSVHQRTHTGEKPYECNTCGKTFATKASLNDHQRIHTGEKPYECNKCGKAFHYKSSLNIHYQRTHKGETI